A genomic window from Rutidosis leptorrhynchoides isolate AG116_Rl617_1_P2 unplaced genomic scaffold, CSIRO_AGI_Rlap_v1 contig171, whole genome shotgun sequence includes:
- the LOC139881561 gene encoding subtilisin-like protease 4 produces MVANACVLSASQVSYFAGMKIKAYINSAKTPTTTIVYKGNMYGYPTAAPTCCLLFERPKLGAWPFLIRNDTRTKFYFDILSGTSTSCPHLSGIVDLIKAVQLDWSPVAIKSAIMTVAKQLNIKENPILDKRLKPADVFAIGGGDGDPIKAIDLGFIYDIQPDDYIPYLRGMGYTDKQVATIAHEPVKCSSSIPGGELNYPLFSVTLGPPQTFNRTVTNVGKGNLSYVVVIVPPQGMYISVVPSILSFSKSNEKVTYSVTFSRANSTGKTGSFSQGYLRYKQEDLQCALASDCGFQHKVE; encoded by the exons ATGGTAGCCAATGCTTGCGTCCTTTCTGCGTCTCAAGTCAGCTACTTTGCAGGTATGAAGATCAAAGCCTATATTAATTCGGCCAAAACTCCCACCACTACAATCGTGTACAAAGGAAACATGTATGGATATCCAACTGCTGCTCCCACTTGCTGCCTTCTCTTTGAGAGGCCCAAGCTTG GAGCATGGCCATTTCTCATCAGAAATGATACAAGAACAAAGTTTTACTTCGACATCCTTTCTGGCACATCCACTTCTTGCCCTCATCTTAGCGGcattgtggatttgataaaggcCGTTCAATTGGACTGGTCTCCAGTGGCAATTAAATCTGCGATAATGACTGTGGCTAAGCAGCTTAACATCAAGGAAAACCCAATCCTGGACAAAAGACTTAAACCTGCAGATGTCTTTGCCATCGGAGGAGGCGATGGGGATCCTATAAAGGCCATTGACCTCGGATTCATTTACGACATTCAACCCGATGATTACATTCCTTATCTCCGTGGTATGGGATACACAGACAAGCAGGTGGCTACAATTGCTCACGAACCAGTGAAGTGCTCATCTAGCATTCCTGGGGGAGAGCTGAATTACCCTTTGTTCTCAGTTACCCTTGGACCGCCGCAGACTTTTAACAGGACTGTGACTAATGTCGGCAAAGGAAATTTGTCTTATGTTGTCGTGATTGTTCCCCCACAAGGCATGTATATCAGCGTGGTGCCTTCCATACTCAGCTTCTCAAAGTCAAACGAGAAAGTGACGTATTCAGTGACATTCAGCCGCGCAAATTCCACTGGCAAGACCGGCAGTTTCTCCCAAGGATATTTGAG ATATAAGCAGGAGGATCTGCAATGTGCTTTAGCTTCTGATTGTGGATTTCAACACAAGGTTGAATAA